In a single window of the Lates calcarifer isolate ASB-BC8 unplaced genomic scaffold, TLL_Latcal_v3 _unitig_626_quiver_3413, whole genome shotgun sequence genome:
- the LOC108879326 gene encoding uncharacterized protein LOC108879326: MKPDGVTMETTEPTEAAAEASTQPAEAANDEAPGATPKANGSSVAADPKVKPKAVATKTQHAAKSAGASGSNSRPGTSSHRTMNDVKSSNNSSAAAVKKTATAAKAASAAGAVPKRPMGAAAAAASTTVKNQTRVPDKKPVGPTRTTSVAAATVTNGTKPTTVNGTTKKRPAAETVNVARPKTTATTSRPTVSTAPKPSTSTTTKAGGVAVSKTTRYACLSQMGSRC; this comes from the exons ATGAAACCGGATGGGGTTACCATGGAAACCACGGAGCccactgaagctgcagcagaagcaTCAACTCAACCAGCAGAAGCTGCAAATGATGAAGCGCCCGGGGCTACTCCGAAGGCCAATGGCAGTTCAGTGGCAGCGGACCCTAAGGTCAAACCAAAAGCTGTTGCAACTAAAACACAGCACGCAGCCAAATCTGCTGGGGCTTCTGGATCCAACTCACGGCCAGGTACTTCCTCGCACCGCACGATGAATGACGTCAAATCCTCTAACAATAGTTCTGCGGCTGCAGTCAAGAAAACAGCAACTGCAGCaaaagcagcatcagcagctggAGCCGTACCCAAAAGACCCAtgggtgcagcagcagcagcagcttccacCACGGTCAAGAACCAAACTAGAGTGCCTGACAAGAAGCCTGTTGGACCTACCAGGACTACCTCTGTTGCTGCAGCCACAGTAACAAATGGTACCAAACCAACAACAGTGAATGGCACTACTAAGAAGAGACCAGCAGCTGAGACTGTTAATGTAGCAAGACCCAAGACCACAG CTACTACCAGCAGACCAACGGTGTCTACTGCCCCGAAACCCAGCACTTCGACCACAACAAAAGCTGGTGGTGTTGCTGTTTCAAAGACCACAAGGTATGCATGCTTATCGCAAATGGGCAGCAGGTGCTGA